ACCATGGCCCTCAACCACTTCACCCTTGTGATTGACCAACAGCAATTGCGATTGCTTGATCTGCTTGAATGATACCCCCATGGGGTTCACCCAAAAGTGATCGGTGTGCTCCGGGTCGCGCACGGTAATGTGACCGGCCACACCTTCATCAAAACCGAACTTGCCAAACAACCTAAAGGCCGCCGTTAACTGACGCTTGCGGTGCTCGCGTTCATCTTCCACAGATCGCGTAAGCGGCGCCATGGCCTCAGTATCTGCATTCATCACAATGGCGTTGGTATCTTGATTGCTCATAACGGGCCCTCAGATTATTGGGGATAAACCTTGTTATTGTTCGGGAGCACGCGGGCCGCAACACTGACCAGCAGCAGTGTGGCCGCTCCAGCTACTAACCCTACCAGCAAATTAAATATTTGTGCAAACAACGCTTGCCAAGGCAAGTTTAGCGCCAAAAACCCGTGATGGAGCGCGGGCACTCCGTGCACCAGTATGCCGCCGCCCACCAAAAACATGGCCGCAGTACCCACCACCGAGAGGCCTTTCATCAACCAGGGGCAGAAGGCCAATAGGCCCGCACCCAGCTTGCGCTTGCAGCGTGTAGCAAGGCTGTCGCCTTCGCGGCTCAGGAGGTATAGGCCTATGTCGTCCAGCTTGACGATGAGCGCCACCAAGCCGTATACGCCAATGGTCATGAGCGCGGCAATACTGGTAACCACCAATACCTGAGTGGCAAACGGTGCCTGGCTTACAGTGCCGAGCGCAATCACAATGATCTCGGCAGACAAAATAAAATCTGTGCGAATAGCGCCTTTGATTTTGCGGGCTTCAAAAGCCACTAGATCTGCTGCAGGGTTGAGCAAGGCGTTGTGCAGGGCTTTGCGGTCTTGCTGCTTTTGCTCGCGATGGGCAACACTGTGCCAGAGCTTTTCAACACCTTCGTAACACAAGTACAAACCGCCCAGCATAAGCAGCGGCACAATCAACCAGGGAATAAAGGCACTGATGGCAAGCGCTGCGGGCACCAGAATGAGTTTATTAAATGCCGAGCCCTTGGCCACCGCCCACACCACGGGCAGTTCGCGCTCGGCGCGCACGCCACTGACCTGCTGCGCGTTGAGCGCCAGGTCGTCACCTAATACGCCGGCGGTTTTTTTTGCGGCCACTTTGGTCATTACCGCAACGTCATCCAAAACCGCGGCAATATCATCTAGAAGTATAAGCAGGTTGGCACTGGCCATGAGGCGTCCTTTTTCTGGCGTGAGTAGCTGTCAAAAAAATCTATTAAAAATGTGTAACAAAAACATCTGGGAAAAGCGCTACCGGCGCAGGCTAGGGCGTAAGCTGGGCTTGCAGCGCTTCGGCCTTGGCGCGTTCTTGCTGGTGATCTTTAGCCAGCAATACATATACCGACGGTAAAACAAACAGTGTGAGCACTGTACCAATGGCCATGCCGAAAACCAACACCAGGCCAATGGCCACACGGGCCTCGGCGCCCGGGCCGTCGGCAAAAATCAGTGGCATGTGGCCGGCAACGGTTGCAATGCTGGTCATCAATACCGGGCGCA
This genomic stretch from Simiduia sp. 21SJ11W-1 harbors:
- a CDS encoding DUF808 domain-containing protein, whose amino-acid sequence is MASANLLILLDDIAAVLDDVAVMTKVAAKKTAGVLGDDLALNAQQVSGVRAERELPVVWAVAKGSAFNKLILVPAALAISAFIPWLIVPLLMLGGLYLCYEGVEKLWHSVAHREQKQQDRKALHNALLNPAADLVAFEARKIKGAIRTDFILSAEIIVIALGTVSQAPFATQVLVVTSIAALMTIGVYGLVALIVKLDDIGLYLLSREGDSLATRCKRKLGAGLLAFCPWLMKGLSVVGTAAMFLVGGGILVHGVPALHHGFLALNLPWQALFAQIFNLLVGLVAGAATLLLVSVAARVLPNNNKVYPQ